The genomic segment GAGACGATGATCCGGGGAAGTGGATCGGTCGGCAACGGCCGCTTCTCGCGCATTGCCCGCTCGGCGCCATCCCACCGGACGTATGCCCCGGCGGTGACGATCAACGACAGCACCAGCAGCAGCACGGTGATCACGATCCGGAACGGACGCGGACCGAAATCGTGGACCAGGCTGGCCAGGGCCACCGCGCCGGCCAGCAGCGCCAGACCCGTCCGCAACCAGGCCAGAAAGGTCCGTTCGTTGGCCAGGGTGAACCGGTAGTC from the Mycolicibacterium crocinum genome contains:
- a CDS encoding DUF202 domain-containing protein — its product is MFARKPPLRSVGTDPDYRFTLANERTFLAWLRTGLALLAGAVALASLVHDFGPRPFRIVITVLLLVLSLIVTAGAYVRWDGAERAMREKRPLPTDPLPRIIVSGAAIIIVAAAVLVYLAEFGR